Proteins encoded in a region of the Streptomyces sp. NBC_00310 genome:
- a CDS encoding ABC transporter substrate-binding protein, giving the protein MRSVRLRILASLLVLAVAAIGGWQLLPAQLDGNRTISVGTTDTVTSLDPAGAYDAGSWALFSNVFQSLLTFEPGGATPVPDAAQSCEFAGNALTVYRCTLRQGLKFPSGREVTGKDVKYSFDRVKRINADVGPAALLDTLQSVSASGPTVSFRLSSPDATFPSKVATGAGAIVDRTMYPTNRLRTDGGADGTGPYTLTSYTDEQVRLTPNGDYRGVAQAVGSPVLMRYYKDSAALQKAWKARQVDVVTRTLPPATLAALSPSDPDQRVTEADSTETRNLVLNVRAKAPFHDRRVRQALAALINREKLVAEVYQGTTDPLYSLIPAGITGHTTSFFDANPKPDPQRARRLLDEAGVDMPVRFTYGYAEGRGSAAAEAAELKQQLEASGLFYVTTKAYEWTAFQKRYAEGKLDSYGVGWVADYPDPDSFSGPLVGTGGSLGNGYSSEQVDRLVKDSRRYEDRSRAAADFKELQEVVAQDVPIIPLWQRKEYVLSGEDVGGAQYLSDGTGVFRLWRLDWI; this is encoded by the coding sequence ATGCGGTCGGTTCGCCTGCGGATTCTCGCGTCGCTGCTCGTGCTGGCGGTCGCGGCGATCGGCGGCTGGCAGCTGCTGCCGGCCCAGCTGGACGGGAACAGGACGATCAGCGTCGGAACGACCGACACGGTCACCTCGCTCGACCCGGCCGGAGCCTACGACGCCGGGTCCTGGGCCCTGTTCAGCAATGTGTTCCAGTCTCTGCTGACCTTCGAACCGGGCGGCGCCACACCCGTGCCGGACGCCGCGCAGAGCTGTGAGTTCGCCGGCAACGCCCTCACCGTCTACCGCTGCACCCTGCGCCAGGGCCTGAAGTTCCCCAGTGGCCGCGAGGTCACCGGGAAGGACGTCAAGTACTCCTTCGACCGGGTCAAGCGCATCAACGCGGACGTGGGCCCCGCCGCCCTGCTCGACACGCTCCAGTCGGTCAGCGCGAGCGGGCCGACCGTCAGCTTCCGCCTCTCCTCGCCGGACGCCACCTTCCCGTCCAAGGTGGCCACCGGCGCCGGGGCGATCGTCGACCGCACGATGTACCCCACGAACCGGCTGCGCACGGACGGCGGCGCCGACGGCACCGGGCCCTACACCCTGACCTCGTACACGGACGAGCAGGTCCGCCTGACACCCAACGGCGACTACCGGGGTGTCGCCCAGGCCGTCGGCAGCCCCGTTCTCATGCGCTACTACAAGGACTCGGCGGCGCTGCAGAAGGCGTGGAAGGCACGGCAGGTCGACGTCGTCACGCGCACACTGCCGCCCGCGACGCTCGCCGCGCTGTCGCCCAGCGATCCGGACCAGCGGGTCACCGAGGCCGACAGCACCGAGACCCGCAACCTCGTCCTCAACGTGCGGGCGAAAGCGCCCTTCCACGACCGCCGGGTGCGGCAGGCGCTGGCCGCGCTGATCAACCGCGAGAAGCTGGTCGCCGAGGTCTACCAGGGCACCACCGACCCGCTCTACTCGCTCATCCCGGCCGGCATCACCGGCCACACGACCTCGTTCTTCGACGCGAACCCCAAGCCCGACCCGCAGCGGGCCCGCCGACTCCTCGACGAGGCCGGCGTCGACATGCCCGTGCGCTTCACCTACGGCTACGCCGAGGGCCGGGGCTCGGCCGCCGCCGAGGCCGCCGAGCTGAAGCAGCAGCTGGAGGCGAGCGGGCTGTTCTACGTGACGACCAAGGCGTACGAGTGGACCGCCTTCCAGAAGCGGTACGCCGAAGGCAAGCTGGACAGCTACGGGGTGGGCTGGGTCGCCGACTACCCCGACCCCGACAGCTTCAGCGGGCCCCTGGTCGGCACCGGCGGCTCCCTGGGCAACGGCTACAGCAGCGAGCAGGTCGACCGGCTCGTCAAGGACAGCCGGCGCTACGAGGACCGCAGCCGGGCCGCGGCGGACTTCAAGGAGCTCCAGGAGGTCGTGGCCCAGGACGTGCCGATCATCCCGCTGTGGCAGCGCAAGGAGTACGTACTCAGCGGTGAGGACGTCGGCGGGGCACAGTATCTGTCCGACGGGACCGGGGTGTTCCGGCTGTGGCGGCTGGACTGGATATGA
- a CDS encoding ATP-binding protein has product MSRRDSFRLPRHPASVGLARRRVREHLVDWGHGADSPALDDVVLVVSELATNVVRHGPLLEREFEVAVTALANGSCFVEVSDEGLDAPRIREAGDWEEAGRGLRLVEHIAAAWGVWSRGRHGKTVWARVDVPHTPGGGAT; this is encoded by the coding sequence GTGTCGAGACGCGACTCCTTCCGGCTGCCCCGCCATCCGGCGTCCGTGGGGCTCGCCCGGCGACGCGTACGGGAACACCTGGTCGACTGGGGACACGGGGCGGACTCCCCGGCCCTGGACGACGTCGTGCTCGTCGTCTCCGAACTCGCGACCAATGTCGTCCGCCATGGTCCTTTGCTGGAGCGGGAGTTCGAGGTCGCGGTGACCGCGCTGGCGAACGGGTCCTGCTTCGTCGAGGTGTCGGACGAGGGGCTGGACGCGCCCCGGATCAGGGAGGCGGGGGACTGGGAGGAGGCGGGGCGGGGGCTGCGGCTCGTGGAGCACATCGCGGCGGCGTGGGGGGTATGGAGTCGGGGGCGGCACGGGAAGACGGTCTGGGCCCGGGTGGATGTGCCGCACACCCCAGGGGGAGGGGCTACGTGA
- a CDS encoding sensor histidine kinase has product MTLPRRFPSRCRRHGLYSLRAKLTLANVVLLAVGVVAATTFSAMGMRLYLLDSVDRELMATRDSIGAARIGMEQIDALSALVALSDRASGKPAAGDADSLVQGSVFTALGDRGEPLTIAGFPPTDSQRAVAAAVDDPAALVADDEPYDVEVAGAPHRVTAARMDDGTTVLLAASTESLHNVIAKALKLDFAVGGLLLATLACLTLFSVRRRMRPLEDMVETSSAIAEGDLTRRVPSSSEATLEVEQLRLALNSMLQQVETAYRTRERSAAQLRRFVGDASHELRTPLSAIRGYLQLHDKGMLTDPDERRRAWDRMNNEVDRMGHLVDELLTLARLDQRPELRLRDVDLSRLVRDAAADLRAQQPDRPVTVRAEDTVLVRADESGLRQVLGNLVSNVRAHTPADVPVRLGVERVAGVVRLSVADEGPGLAEEDAARIFDRFFRAGGGVGSGLGMAIVQGVVETHGGDVTVTTAPGVGLKVTVTLGSPAARGTARTTAEDPRSSSLT; this is encoded by the coding sequence ATGACCCTTCCCCGAAGGTTTCCGAGCCGCTGCCGCCGGCACGGCCTGTACTCCCTGCGCGCCAAGCTCACGCTCGCGAACGTCGTACTGCTCGCCGTGGGCGTCGTCGCGGCGACGACGTTCAGCGCGATGGGCATGCGGCTGTATCTGCTCGACAGCGTCGACCGGGAGCTCATGGCGACCCGTGACTCGATCGGTGCCGCACGGATCGGCATGGAGCAGATCGACGCGCTGAGCGCGCTGGTCGCCCTCAGCGACCGGGCCTCCGGCAAGCCCGCCGCCGGGGACGCCGACTCTCTCGTCCAGGGCTCCGTCTTCACCGCGCTGGGCGACAGGGGCGAGCCGCTGACCATAGCCGGCTTCCCGCCGACCGACAGCCAGCGGGCGGTCGCCGCCGCGGTGGACGATCCGGCCGCCCTCGTCGCGGACGACGAACCGTACGACGTCGAGGTGGCGGGCGCCCCCCACCGCGTCACCGCGGCCCGGATGGACGACGGCACGACCGTCCTCCTCGCCGCCTCCACCGAGTCGCTCCACAACGTCATCGCCAAGGCCCTCAAGCTGGACTTCGCCGTCGGCGGCCTGCTCCTCGCGACGCTCGCCTGTCTGACCCTGTTCAGCGTGCGCCGCCGGATGCGGCCGCTGGAGGACATGGTCGAGACCTCGTCGGCGATCGCCGAGGGCGACCTCACCCGCCGCGTCCCCTCCAGCAGCGAGGCCACCCTGGAGGTCGAACAGCTGCGCCTCGCCCTCAACTCCATGCTCCAGCAGGTCGAGACGGCCTACCGCACCCGCGAACGCAGCGCCGCCCAGCTGCGCCGGTTCGTCGGCGACGCCTCCCACGAGCTGCGCACGCCCCTGTCCGCGATCCGCGGCTATCTCCAGCTCCACGACAAGGGCATGCTCACCGACCCCGACGAACGACGGCGCGCCTGGGACCGCATGAACAACGAGGTCGACCGCATGGGCCACCTCGTCGACGAACTCCTCACCCTCGCCCGCCTCGACCAGCGCCCCGAACTCCGGCTCAGGGACGTCGACCTCAGCCGCCTGGTCCGTGACGCCGCCGCCGATCTCCGCGCCCAGCAACCCGACCGCCCGGTCACCGTCCGCGCGGAGGACACTGTCCTCGTCCGGGCCGACGAGTCGGGCCTGCGCCAGGTTCTGGGCAACCTGGTGAGCAACGTACGCGCCCATACGCCGGCGGACGTGCCGGTACGGCTGGGGGTGGAGCGCGTGGCCGGAGTCGTACGCCTCTCCGTGGCGGACGAGGGCCCGGGCCTGGCCGAGGAGGACGCGGCCAGGATCTTCGACCGCTTCTTCAGGGCAGGAGGCGGCGTGGGCAGCGGCTTGGGCATGGCGATCGTGCAAGGAGTGGTCGAGACCCACGGCGGTGACGTCACGGTGACCACGGCACCGGGCGTTGGCTTGAAAGTGACGGTGACACTGGGAAGCCCAGCGGCGCGGGGAACGGCACGGACCACCGCGGAAGACCCGCGGTCGTCCTCCCTCACGTAG
- a CDS encoding response regulator transcription factor — MTGTQGTTTGCAGATVLVVEDEPSIADVLSIALRYHRFEVMTAGTVRDALALAERTRPDAALLDVMLPDGDGRALGHELRSRQPELALVFLTARDAPAEIVGALGFGDDYITKPFDIEVVVARVTAVLRRTRRADVLPQRPPLRYGDLELDETTYSVHRAGRTVELTPTEYALLRFLVRNGGRIVPKEQLLRHVWQYEHAPAESTVVETYISYLRRKLDALGAPVITTRRGVGYGLA, encoded by the coding sequence ATGACCGGAACCCAGGGCACGACCACCGGCTGCGCGGGAGCGACCGTGCTCGTCGTCGAGGACGAGCCGAGCATCGCCGACGTCCTCTCCATCGCACTGCGCTACCACCGCTTCGAGGTGATGACGGCCGGTACGGTCCGCGACGCGCTCGCGCTCGCCGAACGCACCCGGCCCGACGCGGCCCTCCTGGACGTGATGCTCCCGGACGGCGACGGCCGCGCCCTGGGCCACGAACTGCGGTCTCGGCAGCCGGAGTTGGCGCTGGTCTTCCTGACCGCCCGGGACGCGCCCGCCGAGATCGTGGGCGCCCTCGGCTTCGGCGACGACTACATCACCAAGCCGTTCGACATCGAGGTGGTCGTCGCCCGCGTCACCGCCGTCCTGCGCCGCACCCGGCGTGCCGACGTCCTGCCCCAGCGCCCGCCGCTGCGCTACGGCGACCTGGAGCTGGACGAGACGACGTACTCGGTGCACCGGGCGGGCCGCACGGTGGAGCTGACGCCCACCGAGTACGCGCTGCTGCGGTTCCTGGTGCGCAACGGCGGGCGGATCGTACCGAAGGAGCAACTCCTGCGCCACGTATGGCAGTACGAGCACGCACCGGCCGAGTCGACCGTCGTCGAGACGTACATCAGCTATCTGCGGCGCAAGCTGGACGCGCTCGGCGCGCCGGTGATCACCACGCGGCGGGGCGTCGGATACGGGCTGGCATGA